The following are encoded together in the Strix aluco isolate bStrAlu1 chromosome 13, bStrAlu1.hap1, whole genome shotgun sequence genome:
- the LOC141929514 gene encoding rho GTPase-activating protein 7-like isoform X1: MEEIEAREACDWLRAAGFPQYAQLFEDMQFPIDVKTVRKDHEFLDGDAIESLFRRLNTLNKCASMKVEISRQRKRSDDSEDDEPCAISNKWAYERCSQRWSRIESLEGVPGEEGASASVPGSPILKSISSEDTIFLDHSEKHDVSSIHSTSSGDSDTANFPKPFEDVETSMSSSRCSSIKVASLDSTFSCSPPPSEFLRITSEGKLLDKSPYKKRKSLLKKMEKLHLRSCNLRSGQSKAKPVISEPVLLEGLNEEKMKMLNCVNISDLSGVQTKNNSSFSPQNCNSSNQSENSHIASSPSPLIKPQSHCEGRGVYAEDLDSNKLLLWNDLSQQNLKNDMKLRMNQMFQIPQGHKPGTFPKALTNSSLSPGDNSSINWRTGSFHGCRRSQSRSSSKDSKAPRSPVSCTYNRLSVYDNMPNIELDHLEAAQVGDDDVFSELNNVIEDVKGLKKLVDQWTEKFSDDGDSDFASDLTSLYPSSPKEICLETEGSEHKPADLATTERESSCELGKEISPADLAYMTDSKKTNRHRKQHWSVEESVNLESLSIHTDSQSAAQLARTQKLALLKLTALMDKYSPSSKQGWNWTIPKFIKKIKASDYKDKNVFGVPLLLNVQRTSHPLPNGILQALDYLRSHFLDQVGLFRKSGVKSRILSLREMNETNPNNVCYEGQSAFDVADMVKQYFRDLPEPIFTSRLCESFLHIYQYVPKDQQFQAVQAAILLLPKENREALKILLFFLRDVVAFVEENQMTPTNIAVCLAPSLFHLNTLRRDSSSSTRSSQRKCSLGKPDQRELSENLAATQGLAHMIMECNRLFQVPDCCLISSLITSREKHPERQGLALLGWAETAWLP; the protein is encoded by the exons AAATTGAAGCCAGAGAAGCCTGTGACTGGCTGAGGGCTGCTGGTTTTCCCCAGTATGCTCAGCTATTTGAAG ATATGCAGTTTCCTATTGATGTAAAAACTGTGAGGAAAGATCATGAATTTTTAGATGGAGATGCAATTGAATCACTATTCAG ACGGTTGAACACATTGAATAAGTGTGCATCAATGAAAGTGGAAATAAGCCGTCAGAGAAAACGg aGTGATGACTCTGAAGATGATGAACCTTGTGCAATAAGTAACAAATGGGCTTATGAGAGGTGCAGTCAGAGATGGTCTCGTATTGAAAGCCTAGAAGGTGTCCCAGGAGAGGAAGGTGCTAGTGCATCAGTCCCAGGCAGTCCAATACTGAAGAGCATCAGCAGTGAGGATACTATCTTTCTGGATCATAGTGAGAAACATGATGTGTCCTCAATTCACAGTACTAGCAGTGGTGACAGTGACACTGCTAACTTTCCAAAACCTTTTGAAGATGTGGAAACCAGCATGAGTTCCTCAAGATGTTCCTCAATTAAGGTGGCTTCACTGGACTCTACTTTTAGTTGTTCTCCTCCCCCCAGTGAATTTTTGCGTATCACCAGTGAGGGGAAGCTTTTGGATAAGTCACCATATAAAAAGAGGAAGAGCCttctaaagaaaatggagaaattgCACTTAAGGAGCTGCAACTTAAGGAGTGGTCAGTCAAAGGCCAAACCTGTAATAAGTGAACCTGTTCTTCTGGAAGGACTTaatgaagaaaagatgaagatGCTGAACTGTGTAAATATTTCTGACCTCTCTGGTGTCCAAACAAAGAAcaattcttccttttctccccagaatTGCAATAGCAGTAACCAGTCTGAAAATAGCCACATAGCGAGCAGTCCAAGTCCTCTTATAAAACCACAAAGCCACTGTGAAGGAAGGGGGGTGTATGCAGAGGACTTGGATTCTAACAAGCTCTTGCTGTGGAATGATCTATCTCAGCAAAACCTAAAAAATGACATGAAGTTACGGATGAACCAGATGTTTCAAATACCACAAGGCCATAAACCTGGCACTTTCCCCAAAGCACTTACAAACAGCTCCCTGTCTCCAGGAGACAATTCTTCCATCAACTGGAGAACTGGGAGTTTTCATGGATGCAGGAGGAGCCAGAGCAGAAGCAGTTCCAAGGACTCCAAAGCCCCCAGGAGCCCTGTTTCATGCACATATAACAGGCTAAGTGTGTATGACAACATGCCCAATATTGAACTTGATCATTTGGAGGCAGCACAAGTTGGTGATGATGATGTTTTTTCAGAACTGAATAATGTTATAGAAGATGTCAAAGGTCTCAAAAAGTTGGTTGATCAGTGGACAGAGAAGTTCTCAGATGATGGGGATTCAGACTTTGCAAGTGACTTGACCTCTTTGTATCCATCCTCACCTAAAGAAATCTGTCTTGAAACAGAGGGCTCAGAACATAAGCCAGCAGACCTCGCAACCACCGAGAGAGAGAGCAGCTGTGAACTGGGCAAGGAGATCAGTCCTGCAGACCTGGCATACATGACAGACTCTAAAAAGACCAACAG GCACAGGAAGCAACACTGGTCTGTGGAGGAGAGCGTGAACTTGGAAAGCCTTTCCATCCATACTGATAGCCAGTCAGCTGCCCAGCTAGCCCGGACACAAAAGCTGGCTTTGTTGAAACTCACTGCTTTAATGGACAAATATTCCCCTTCCAGTAAGCAGGGCTGGAACTG gaCTATAccaaagttcattaaaaaaataaaagcctctgACTACAAGGACAAAAATGTGTTTGGGGTTCCTTTACTTCTGAATGTTCAGCGAACAAGCCACCCACTGCCTAACGGCATACTGCAAGCACTGGACTATTTAAGAAGCCACTTTCTTGACCAG GTTGGCCTGTTCCGAAAATCTGGTGTTAAATCCAGGATTCTGTCTTTAAGAGAGATGAATGAAACCAACCCAAACAACGTATGTTACGAAGGGCAGTCAGCATTTGATGTGGCAGATATGGTGAAGCAGTATTTCCGAGACCTTCCTGAGCCTATATTTACTAGCAGGCTCTGTGAATCTTTCCTCCACATCTACCAAT atgtgcCAAAGGACCAGCAGTTTCAGGCTGTCCAGGCTGCTATTCTCCTTCTCCCAAAGGAAAACCGAGAAGCTTTGAAAATTCTCCTGTTCTTTCTGCGAGACGTGGTTGCTTTTGTTGAGGAAAATCAGATGACCCCAACCAACATTGCTGTCTGTCTTGCACCTTCTTTGTTTCACCTCAACACCCTGAGACGGGATAGTTCTTCTTCCACTAG ATCTAGTCAGAGGAAGTGCAGCTTGGGGAAGCCAGACCAGAGGGAGCTGAGTGAGAACCTGGCAGCAACGCAGGGCTTGGCCCACATGATCATGGAGTGTAACAGACTCTTCCAG
- the LOC141929514 gene encoding rho GTPase-activating protein 7-like isoform X2: MEEIEAREACDWLRAAGFPQYAQLFEDMQFPIDVKTVRKDHEFLDGDAIESLFRRLNTLNKCASMKVEISRQRKRSDDSEDDEPCAISNKWAYERCSQRWSRIESLEGVPGEEGASASVPGSPILKSISSEDTIFLDHSEKHDVSSIHSTSSGDSDTANFPKPFEDVETSMSSSRCSSIKVASLDSTFSCSPPPSEFLRITSEGKLLDKSPYKKRKSLLKKMEKLHLRSCNLRSGQSKAKPVISEPVLLEGLNEEKMKMLNCVNISDLSGVQTKNNSSFSPQNCNSSNQSENSHIASSPSPLIKPQSHCEGRGVYAEDLDSNKLLLWNDLSQQNLKNDMKLRMNQMFQIPQGHKPGTFPKALTNSSLSPGDNSSINWRTGSFHGCRRSQSRSSSKDSKAPRSPVSCTYNRLSVYDNMPNIELDHLEAAQVGDDDVFSELNNVIEDVKGLKKLVDQWTEKFSDDGDSDFASDLTSLYPSSPKEICLETEGSEHKPADLATTERESSCELGKEISPADLAYMTDSKKTNRHRKQHWSVEESVNLESLSIHTDSQSAAQLARTQKLALLKLTALMDKYSPSSKQGWNWTIPKFIKKIKASDYKDKNVFGVPLLLNVQRTSHPLPNGILQALDYLRSHFLDQVGLFRKSGVKSRILSLREMNETNPNNVCYEGQSAFDVADMVKQYFRDLPEPIFTSRLCESFLHIYQYVPKDQQFQAVQAAILLLPKENREALKILLFFLRDVVAFVEENQMTPTNIAVCLAPSLFHLNTLRRDSSSSTRSSQRKCSLGKPDQRELSENLAATQGLAHMIMECNRLFQTVADPGYCHWT; encoded by the exons AAATTGAAGCCAGAGAAGCCTGTGACTGGCTGAGGGCTGCTGGTTTTCCCCAGTATGCTCAGCTATTTGAAG ATATGCAGTTTCCTATTGATGTAAAAACTGTGAGGAAAGATCATGAATTTTTAGATGGAGATGCAATTGAATCACTATTCAG ACGGTTGAACACATTGAATAAGTGTGCATCAATGAAAGTGGAAATAAGCCGTCAGAGAAAACGg aGTGATGACTCTGAAGATGATGAACCTTGTGCAATAAGTAACAAATGGGCTTATGAGAGGTGCAGTCAGAGATGGTCTCGTATTGAAAGCCTAGAAGGTGTCCCAGGAGAGGAAGGTGCTAGTGCATCAGTCCCAGGCAGTCCAATACTGAAGAGCATCAGCAGTGAGGATACTATCTTTCTGGATCATAGTGAGAAACATGATGTGTCCTCAATTCACAGTACTAGCAGTGGTGACAGTGACACTGCTAACTTTCCAAAACCTTTTGAAGATGTGGAAACCAGCATGAGTTCCTCAAGATGTTCCTCAATTAAGGTGGCTTCACTGGACTCTACTTTTAGTTGTTCTCCTCCCCCCAGTGAATTTTTGCGTATCACCAGTGAGGGGAAGCTTTTGGATAAGTCACCATATAAAAAGAGGAAGAGCCttctaaagaaaatggagaaattgCACTTAAGGAGCTGCAACTTAAGGAGTGGTCAGTCAAAGGCCAAACCTGTAATAAGTGAACCTGTTCTTCTGGAAGGACTTaatgaagaaaagatgaagatGCTGAACTGTGTAAATATTTCTGACCTCTCTGGTGTCCAAACAAAGAAcaattcttccttttctccccagaatTGCAATAGCAGTAACCAGTCTGAAAATAGCCACATAGCGAGCAGTCCAAGTCCTCTTATAAAACCACAAAGCCACTGTGAAGGAAGGGGGGTGTATGCAGAGGACTTGGATTCTAACAAGCTCTTGCTGTGGAATGATCTATCTCAGCAAAACCTAAAAAATGACATGAAGTTACGGATGAACCAGATGTTTCAAATACCACAAGGCCATAAACCTGGCACTTTCCCCAAAGCACTTACAAACAGCTCCCTGTCTCCAGGAGACAATTCTTCCATCAACTGGAGAACTGGGAGTTTTCATGGATGCAGGAGGAGCCAGAGCAGAAGCAGTTCCAAGGACTCCAAAGCCCCCAGGAGCCCTGTTTCATGCACATATAACAGGCTAAGTGTGTATGACAACATGCCCAATATTGAACTTGATCATTTGGAGGCAGCACAAGTTGGTGATGATGATGTTTTTTCAGAACTGAATAATGTTATAGAAGATGTCAAAGGTCTCAAAAAGTTGGTTGATCAGTGGACAGAGAAGTTCTCAGATGATGGGGATTCAGACTTTGCAAGTGACTTGACCTCTTTGTATCCATCCTCACCTAAAGAAATCTGTCTTGAAACAGAGGGCTCAGAACATAAGCCAGCAGACCTCGCAACCACCGAGAGAGAGAGCAGCTGTGAACTGGGCAAGGAGATCAGTCCTGCAGACCTGGCATACATGACAGACTCTAAAAAGACCAACAG GCACAGGAAGCAACACTGGTCTGTGGAGGAGAGCGTGAACTTGGAAAGCCTTTCCATCCATACTGATAGCCAGTCAGCTGCCCAGCTAGCCCGGACACAAAAGCTGGCTTTGTTGAAACTCACTGCTTTAATGGACAAATATTCCCCTTCCAGTAAGCAGGGCTGGAACTG gaCTATAccaaagttcattaaaaaaataaaagcctctgACTACAAGGACAAAAATGTGTTTGGGGTTCCTTTACTTCTGAATGTTCAGCGAACAAGCCACCCACTGCCTAACGGCATACTGCAAGCACTGGACTATTTAAGAAGCCACTTTCTTGACCAG GTTGGCCTGTTCCGAAAATCTGGTGTTAAATCCAGGATTCTGTCTTTAAGAGAGATGAATGAAACCAACCCAAACAACGTATGTTACGAAGGGCAGTCAGCATTTGATGTGGCAGATATGGTGAAGCAGTATTTCCGAGACCTTCCTGAGCCTATATTTACTAGCAGGCTCTGTGAATCTTTCCTCCACATCTACCAAT atgtgcCAAAGGACCAGCAGTTTCAGGCTGTCCAGGCTGCTATTCTCCTTCTCCCAAAGGAAAACCGAGAAGCTTTGAAAATTCTCCTGTTCTTTCTGCGAGACGTGGTTGCTTTTGTTGAGGAAAATCAGATGACCCCAACCAACATTGCTGTCTGTCTTGCACCTTCTTTGTTTCACCTCAACACCCTGAGACGGGATAGTTCTTCTTCCACTAG ATCTAGTCAGAGGAAGTGCAGCTTGGGGAAGCCAGACCAGAGGGAGCTGAGTGAGAACCTGGCAGCAACGCAGGGCTTGGCCCACATGATCATGGAGTGTAACAGACTCTTCCAG ACTGTGGCTGACCCTGGTTACTGTCACTGGACCTGA
- the LOC141929514 gene encoding rho GTPase-activating protein 7-like isoform X5, producing the protein MLILSLCESDDSEDDEPCAISNKWAYERCSQRWSRIESLEGVPGEEGASASVPGSPILKSISSEDTIFLDHSEKHDVSSIHSTSSGDSDTANFPKPFEDVETSMSSSRCSSIKVASLDSTFSCSPPPSEFLRITSEGKLLDKSPYKKRKSLLKKMEKLHLRSCNLRSGQSKAKPVISEPVLLEGLNEEKMKMLNCVNISDLSGVQTKNNSSFSPQNCNSSNQSENSHIASSPSPLIKPQSHCEGRGVYAEDLDSNKLLLWNDLSQQNLKNDMKLRMNQMFQIPQGHKPGTFPKALTNSSLSPGDNSSINWRTGSFHGCRRSQSRSSSKDSKAPRSPVSCTYNRLSVYDNMPNIELDHLEAAQVGDDDVFSELNNVIEDVKGLKKLVDQWTEKFSDDGDSDFASDLTSLYPSSPKEICLETEGSEHKPADLATTERESSCELGKEISPADLAYMTDSKKTNRHRKQHWSVEESVNLESLSIHTDSQSAAQLARTQKLALLKLTALMDKYSPSSKQGWNWTIPKFIKKIKASDYKDKNVFGVPLLLNVQRTSHPLPNGILQALDYLRSHFLDQVGLFRKSGVKSRILSLREMNETNPNNVCYEGQSAFDVADMVKQYFRDLPEPIFTSRLCESFLHIYQYVPKDQQFQAVQAAILLLPKENREALKILLFFLRDVVAFVEENQMTPTNIAVCLAPSLFHLNTLRRDSSSSTRSSQRKCSLGKPDQRELSENLAATQGLAHMIMECNRLFQVPDCCLISSLITSREKHPERQGLALLGWAETAWLP; encoded by the exons ATGTTAATTTTGTCACTTTGTGAG aGTGATGACTCTGAAGATGATGAACCTTGTGCAATAAGTAACAAATGGGCTTATGAGAGGTGCAGTCAGAGATGGTCTCGTATTGAAAGCCTAGAAGGTGTCCCAGGAGAGGAAGGTGCTAGTGCATCAGTCCCAGGCAGTCCAATACTGAAGAGCATCAGCAGTGAGGATACTATCTTTCTGGATCATAGTGAGAAACATGATGTGTCCTCAATTCACAGTACTAGCAGTGGTGACAGTGACACTGCTAACTTTCCAAAACCTTTTGAAGATGTGGAAACCAGCATGAGTTCCTCAAGATGTTCCTCAATTAAGGTGGCTTCACTGGACTCTACTTTTAGTTGTTCTCCTCCCCCCAGTGAATTTTTGCGTATCACCAGTGAGGGGAAGCTTTTGGATAAGTCACCATATAAAAAGAGGAAGAGCCttctaaagaaaatggagaaattgCACTTAAGGAGCTGCAACTTAAGGAGTGGTCAGTCAAAGGCCAAACCTGTAATAAGTGAACCTGTTCTTCTGGAAGGACTTaatgaagaaaagatgaagatGCTGAACTGTGTAAATATTTCTGACCTCTCTGGTGTCCAAACAAAGAAcaattcttccttttctccccagaatTGCAATAGCAGTAACCAGTCTGAAAATAGCCACATAGCGAGCAGTCCAAGTCCTCTTATAAAACCACAAAGCCACTGTGAAGGAAGGGGGGTGTATGCAGAGGACTTGGATTCTAACAAGCTCTTGCTGTGGAATGATCTATCTCAGCAAAACCTAAAAAATGACATGAAGTTACGGATGAACCAGATGTTTCAAATACCACAAGGCCATAAACCTGGCACTTTCCCCAAAGCACTTACAAACAGCTCCCTGTCTCCAGGAGACAATTCTTCCATCAACTGGAGAACTGGGAGTTTTCATGGATGCAGGAGGAGCCAGAGCAGAAGCAGTTCCAAGGACTCCAAAGCCCCCAGGAGCCCTGTTTCATGCACATATAACAGGCTAAGTGTGTATGACAACATGCCCAATATTGAACTTGATCATTTGGAGGCAGCACAAGTTGGTGATGATGATGTTTTTTCAGAACTGAATAATGTTATAGAAGATGTCAAAGGTCTCAAAAAGTTGGTTGATCAGTGGACAGAGAAGTTCTCAGATGATGGGGATTCAGACTTTGCAAGTGACTTGACCTCTTTGTATCCATCCTCACCTAAAGAAATCTGTCTTGAAACAGAGGGCTCAGAACATAAGCCAGCAGACCTCGCAACCACCGAGAGAGAGAGCAGCTGTGAACTGGGCAAGGAGATCAGTCCTGCAGACCTGGCATACATGACAGACTCTAAAAAGACCAACAG GCACAGGAAGCAACACTGGTCTGTGGAGGAGAGCGTGAACTTGGAAAGCCTTTCCATCCATACTGATAGCCAGTCAGCTGCCCAGCTAGCCCGGACACAAAAGCTGGCTTTGTTGAAACTCACTGCTTTAATGGACAAATATTCCCCTTCCAGTAAGCAGGGCTGGAACTG gaCTATAccaaagttcattaaaaaaataaaagcctctgACTACAAGGACAAAAATGTGTTTGGGGTTCCTTTACTTCTGAATGTTCAGCGAACAAGCCACCCACTGCCTAACGGCATACTGCAAGCACTGGACTATTTAAGAAGCCACTTTCTTGACCAG GTTGGCCTGTTCCGAAAATCTGGTGTTAAATCCAGGATTCTGTCTTTAAGAGAGATGAATGAAACCAACCCAAACAACGTATGTTACGAAGGGCAGTCAGCATTTGATGTGGCAGATATGGTGAAGCAGTATTTCCGAGACCTTCCTGAGCCTATATTTACTAGCAGGCTCTGTGAATCTTTCCTCCACATCTACCAAT atgtgcCAAAGGACCAGCAGTTTCAGGCTGTCCAGGCTGCTATTCTCCTTCTCCCAAAGGAAAACCGAGAAGCTTTGAAAATTCTCCTGTTCTTTCTGCGAGACGTGGTTGCTTTTGTTGAGGAAAATCAGATGACCCCAACCAACATTGCTGTCTGTCTTGCACCTTCTTTGTTTCACCTCAACACCCTGAGACGGGATAGTTCTTCTTCCACTAG ATCTAGTCAGAGGAAGTGCAGCTTGGGGAAGCCAGACCAGAGGGAGCTGAGTGAGAACCTGGCAGCAACGCAGGGCTTGGCCCACATGATCATGGAGTGTAACAGACTCTTCCAG
- the LOC141929514 gene encoding rho GTPase-activating protein 7-like isoform X4, whose product MEEIEAREACDWLRAAGFPQYAQLFEDMQFPIDVKTVRKDHEFLDGDAIESLFRRLNTLNKCASMKVEISRQRKRSDDSEDDEPCAISNKWAYERCSQRWSRIESLEGVPGEEGASASVPGSPILKSISSEDTIFLDHSEKHDVSSIHSTSSGDSDTANFPKPFEDVETSMSSSRCSSIKVASLDSTFSCSPPPSEFLRITSEGKLLDKSPYKKRKSLLKKMEKLHLRSCNLRSGQSKAKPVISEPVLLEGLNEEKMKMLNCVNISDLSGVQTKNNSSFSPQNCNSSNQSENSHIASSPSPLIKPQSHCEGRGVYAEDLDSNKLLLWNDLSQQNLKNDMKLRMNQMFQIPQGHKPGTFPKALTNSSLSPGDNSSINWRTGSFHGCRRSQSRSSSKDSKAPRSPVSCTYNRLSVYDNMPNIELDHLEAAQVGDDDVFSELNNVIEDVKGLKKLVDQWTEKFSDDGDSDFASDLTSLYPSSPKEICLETEGSEHKPADLATTERESSCELGKEISPADLAYMTDSKKTNRHRKQHWSVEESVNLESLSIHTDSQSAAQLARTQKLALLKLTALMDKYSPSSKQGWNWTIPKFIKKIKASDYKDKNVFGVPLLLNVQRTSHPLPNGILQALDYLRSHFLDQVGLFRKSGVKSRILSLREMNETNPNNVCYEGQSAFDVADMVKQYFRDLPEPIFTSRLCESFLHIYQYVPKDQQFQAVQAAILLLPKENREALKILLFFLRDVVAFVEENQMTPTNIAVCLAPSLFHLNTLRRDSSSSTRSSQRKCSLGKPDQRELSENLAATQGLAHMIMECNRLFQTDFPA is encoded by the exons AAATTGAAGCCAGAGAAGCCTGTGACTGGCTGAGGGCTGCTGGTTTTCCCCAGTATGCTCAGCTATTTGAAG ATATGCAGTTTCCTATTGATGTAAAAACTGTGAGGAAAGATCATGAATTTTTAGATGGAGATGCAATTGAATCACTATTCAG ACGGTTGAACACATTGAATAAGTGTGCATCAATGAAAGTGGAAATAAGCCGTCAGAGAAAACGg aGTGATGACTCTGAAGATGATGAACCTTGTGCAATAAGTAACAAATGGGCTTATGAGAGGTGCAGTCAGAGATGGTCTCGTATTGAAAGCCTAGAAGGTGTCCCAGGAGAGGAAGGTGCTAGTGCATCAGTCCCAGGCAGTCCAATACTGAAGAGCATCAGCAGTGAGGATACTATCTTTCTGGATCATAGTGAGAAACATGATGTGTCCTCAATTCACAGTACTAGCAGTGGTGACAGTGACACTGCTAACTTTCCAAAACCTTTTGAAGATGTGGAAACCAGCATGAGTTCCTCAAGATGTTCCTCAATTAAGGTGGCTTCACTGGACTCTACTTTTAGTTGTTCTCCTCCCCCCAGTGAATTTTTGCGTATCACCAGTGAGGGGAAGCTTTTGGATAAGTCACCATATAAAAAGAGGAAGAGCCttctaaagaaaatggagaaattgCACTTAAGGAGCTGCAACTTAAGGAGTGGTCAGTCAAAGGCCAAACCTGTAATAAGTGAACCTGTTCTTCTGGAAGGACTTaatgaagaaaagatgaagatGCTGAACTGTGTAAATATTTCTGACCTCTCTGGTGTCCAAACAAAGAAcaattcttccttttctccccagaatTGCAATAGCAGTAACCAGTCTGAAAATAGCCACATAGCGAGCAGTCCAAGTCCTCTTATAAAACCACAAAGCCACTGTGAAGGAAGGGGGGTGTATGCAGAGGACTTGGATTCTAACAAGCTCTTGCTGTGGAATGATCTATCTCAGCAAAACCTAAAAAATGACATGAAGTTACGGATGAACCAGATGTTTCAAATACCACAAGGCCATAAACCTGGCACTTTCCCCAAAGCACTTACAAACAGCTCCCTGTCTCCAGGAGACAATTCTTCCATCAACTGGAGAACTGGGAGTTTTCATGGATGCAGGAGGAGCCAGAGCAGAAGCAGTTCCAAGGACTCCAAAGCCCCCAGGAGCCCTGTTTCATGCACATATAACAGGCTAAGTGTGTATGACAACATGCCCAATATTGAACTTGATCATTTGGAGGCAGCACAAGTTGGTGATGATGATGTTTTTTCAGAACTGAATAATGTTATAGAAGATGTCAAAGGTCTCAAAAAGTTGGTTGATCAGTGGACAGAGAAGTTCTCAGATGATGGGGATTCAGACTTTGCAAGTGACTTGACCTCTTTGTATCCATCCTCACCTAAAGAAATCTGTCTTGAAACAGAGGGCTCAGAACATAAGCCAGCAGACCTCGCAACCACCGAGAGAGAGAGCAGCTGTGAACTGGGCAAGGAGATCAGTCCTGCAGACCTGGCATACATGACAGACTCTAAAAAGACCAACAG GCACAGGAAGCAACACTGGTCTGTGGAGGAGAGCGTGAACTTGGAAAGCCTTTCCATCCATACTGATAGCCAGTCAGCTGCCCAGCTAGCCCGGACACAAAAGCTGGCTTTGTTGAAACTCACTGCTTTAATGGACAAATATTCCCCTTCCAGTAAGCAGGGCTGGAACTG gaCTATAccaaagttcattaaaaaaataaaagcctctgACTACAAGGACAAAAATGTGTTTGGGGTTCCTTTACTTCTGAATGTTCAGCGAACAAGCCACCCACTGCCTAACGGCATACTGCAAGCACTGGACTATTTAAGAAGCCACTTTCTTGACCAG GTTGGCCTGTTCCGAAAATCTGGTGTTAAATCCAGGATTCTGTCTTTAAGAGAGATGAATGAAACCAACCCAAACAACGTATGTTACGAAGGGCAGTCAGCATTTGATGTGGCAGATATGGTGAAGCAGTATTTCCGAGACCTTCCTGAGCCTATATTTACTAGCAGGCTCTGTGAATCTTTCCTCCACATCTACCAAT atgtgcCAAAGGACCAGCAGTTTCAGGCTGTCCAGGCTGCTATTCTCCTTCTCCCAAAGGAAAACCGAGAAGCTTTGAAAATTCTCCTGTTCTTTCTGCGAGACGTGGTTGCTTTTGTTGAGGAAAATCAGATGACCCCAACCAACATTGCTGTCTGTCTTGCACCTTCTTTGTTTCACCTCAACACCCTGAGACGGGATAGTTCTTCTTCCACTAG ATCTAGTCAGAGGAAGTGCAGCTTGGGGAAGCCAGACCAGAGGGAGCTGAGTGAGAACCTGGCAGCAACGCAGGGCTTGGCCCACATGATCATGGAGTGTAACAGACTCTTCCAG ACTGACTTCCCGGCTTGA